The Aquisalimonas asiatica nucleotide sequence GGCATCAACAACGTCCGCATCGAGCTGGAGGATCTCTGCTTCGCGGCGATTCATCCCATGCGCTGCCGGGTGATCAAGGCGCAGGTGCGCAAGGCGCGGCGCAACCAGAAGAAGCTGGTGGCCAAGGTCAACGATGCGCTCCAGGAGCGCCTGACCGGAATGGGGATCGACGCCCACGTCCAGGGGCGCGAGAAGCACCTCTACAGCATCTACCAGAAGATGCGCGGCTACGGCGAACGCAAGGGGTTCAACGCCGTTTTCGATGTCTACGGCTTTCGCGTGGTGGTGGGCTCGGTGGATGAGTGCTATCGCGTGCTGGGGGCAATGCACGGCCTCTACAAACCGATGCCCGGCCACTTCAAGGACTACATCGCCATCCCCAAGAGCAACGGGTACCAGTCCCTGCACACCATGCTCTGGGGACCCAGGGGCATCCAGATAGAAGTCCAGATCCGCACCGACGAGATGCACCGGGTTGCGGAGATGGGGGTGGCCGCCCACTGGATGTACAAGATGGGCGAGGCCACGGAGAACACCGCCCAGAGCAAGGCGCGGGAGTGGGTGAAGGATCTGCTGGAGATGCAGAAGAACGCCGGCAACCCGCTGGAGTTCATCGAGAACGTCAAGGTGGACCTGTTCCCGGACGAGGTCTACGTGTTCACGCCCAGCGGTGACATCATGGAGATGCCGCGCGGCGCCACGCTGGTGGACTTCGCCTATGCCGTGCACTCCGACATCGGTGATACCTGCCTGGCCGCCAAGGTGGACAAACGGCTGGCTCCCCTGCGCACGCAGCTCGAGACCGGGCAGACCATCGACATCATCACCGCGCCGGGCGCGCGTCCCAATCCCGCCTGGCTGGATTTCGTCGTGACCGCCAAGGCGCGCTCGGCGATTCGTCACTCCCTCAAGAACCTGCGCCACGAAGAGGCCACCAGCCTCGGGCGGCGGCTGCTGGAGCAGGCGCTGCAGAGCCTGTCGCTGGAGCTTGACCAGTTGCCGGCGGAGCAGGTGGAGCAGGGTCTGGAGGCCCAGGGCTTCGAGACCCTGGACGGCCTGCTCGAGAACATCGGGCTCGGGCGCCGCATGCCCTGGCTGGCGGCCCGTCATCTGGCCGGGCTCTCGGAGGAGCTGGTGGAGTCGGAAACCGACGACATGCAGCGGCTCACCATCCGCGGCACCGAGGGGGCGGTGGTTACGTTCGCGCGCTGCTGCAATCCCATCCCGGGCGATCCGATCATCGGCTTTGCCAGCTCCGGTCGGGGGATGGTCATTCACCTGCAGGACTGCAACAACCTGCAGGAGTACCGCAAACACCCCGAGAAGTGGCTCGACGTCCAGTGGGAAGCGGACATCCAGCGGGAGTTTCCGGTGCCGGTGCGGGTGGACGTGGTCAACGAGCGCGGGGTACTTGCGGAGGTGGCGTCCACCATCTCCGACAGCGATGGCAATATCCTCAACGTCTCGGTGGACGAGCGTGACGGCATGATTGCCACCATCAACTTCAGCATCGCGGTTAGCGGCCGCCGGCACCTGGCGCGCATCATGCGCCGGCTGCGCGTGCTGAACAGCGTGCTGCGCATCAACCGCGTCAAAGGCTAAGCGGCCTGCCGCGTCTCCCAGGGGCGGGAGCAACAACAGGATCACATCATGAAGGACTGGCTCATGCGCAAGGACGTGCTGTGGGGCGCCGGGATGGCTGCCCTGCTGGTCGCTTACCTGGCCTTCGGTGATACCGCCGACCCCTGCCGCGACGAGCCGGTGCCCCTGGCGGCGGCGTCGGGGCAGGGCGATGGGGCGATTCCCGAAGGCGAGCCGGTGACCGTCGAGGGCGTTGTCACCGGCGCGTTTCCGGGGCGGGATGCCTTGAACGGATTCTTCATGCAGGCCCCGGACGGCCAGCCGCCCGGGGCGCTGTTCGTCTACGCCCCGGGGCTGACCGAGGCGGAGCGGGAGCGCGTGCGCCCCGGGCACCTGCTGCAGGTCACGGGCGTCACCGCCCGCTTCCATGGCCGGCCCCAGATTGGCGATGTGGAGACCGTGTACCACTGTGGGGCTCCGGGCAGACCGGAGCCGGACACGCTGGAACTCCCCCTCGCCGACGCGGACCGTGACCGCCTGGAGGGGCGGCTCGTGCGCTATCCCGGCACGCTCACGGTGATCGACAATTACCACCTTGGCCGTTACGGCACCCTCGAGCTGGCACCGGAGCGGCTGATCCGCGGCCGCAGCGACGACCAGCCCGGCGAGCGCCTTCTGCTCGACGATGGCAGCTACCGGGCCGACCCCGACCCGGTCCCCTACCTGGATGACACCAGTGGCACCCGGCGTGCCGGTGACCGGGTGCACGCGCCGGTGGGGGTGCTGACGTTCGCCTTTGACCGCTGGCGACTGCATCCCGTGGAACCGCCCCGGTTCCAGGCGGCCAATCCGCGACCCGAGGCGCCGGCATCGGTATCCGGCGACGTACGTGCCGCGGCGTTCAACGTGGAAAACTACTTTCTGACCCTGGGAGAGCGTGGTGCTGCCGATGCGGATGCGCTGGAGCGTCAGCGCGCGCGGCTGCTGGCAGCCCTGCAGGGGCTCGACGCCGACCTGCTGGCCCTGGTGGAGCTGGAGAACGATGCCGCCGCCGCCGAGGATCTCGCGGAACGGGCAAGCGCCGCGCTTGACGGCCCGGAATACCGTGCCGTCACCGGGGGCGACACGGGGTCCGATGCCATCAAGGTGGGGTTCGCCTACCGCCCGGACCGACTGACGCTGCTGGAAGGGCCGTTCCGGGACACGGCCTCCGTGCATAACCGACCACCCCAGGCGGCCGTGTTCCGGCCCGTGGACGGTGAGCCGTTGCTGGCGGTGGTGGTGCATTTCAAGGCCAAGGTGGGCTGCCCGGACACCGGCGATGTCGATCGCGGCCAGGGCTGCTGGAACCGTCTGCGCACGCGTCAGGCCGACGCGCTGCTGGATTTCGTCGGGCGCAAGGTGGCCCGCACGGGTGTCGATGACGTGCTGCTGCTCGGCGACTTCAACAGCTACGCCGCGGAGGATCCCGTACGCCGACTGGAGGCGGCGGACTACCTGAACCTGGTGGCGGATCGGCTACCGCCGGAGAGCCAGTACAGCTACGTCTTCCGTGGCGGCGCCGGGACCCTCGATTACGGGTTCGCCAGTGAATCCATGGCGGCACGGGTGGCCGGCGCCACGATCTGGCACATCAATGCCGACGAGCCGCCGGTTTTCGGCGTCGACGGACGCCTGTCGGACGCGCCTGCGACCGATGGCCCGTACCGGGCATCGGACCACGACCCGCTGCTTCTCGGCATTGACGCCCTGCACTGACGTCCCGTGCGGAACGCCGTGATTATGGTAGACTTCTTACGCGTTGTCGTAATGAAACGTCATCAAGCGCCGACTCTGCGCGAAACAATCAGAATCAGACACCAGAGTAGCCGGGGTCCGCTTGCGCCTCCACAATCGCCACCTGAACTTCAACTACACGGCACGGGTCTACGCGGTGGCCGGCGTACTGCTGATCCCCTTCGCGCTCTACCACATGGTCACGACGGGCGCGCTCATGAGCCTGGCGGTGGGTGGCGCCGCCGCGGCGTTTCTCTCCCTGGCTGCCTGGATCTACCGGCGCGAACACGTCGCGCCGCTGTTGAACGCCGTGGTGGTGGCCACGGCCATTGGTGCCGTGCTGGTTTCCATCCACGAGCTGTCATTGGTGGGCGTGTACTGGGCGTATCCGCTGGTGCTGGTGTTCTACCTGCTCTACAGCTTCCGTATTGCCGCCATCATCAACGTGGTGTTCCTGTTGGTGGCCACACCCGTGCTGATCATGGTCATGCCCGTGGAGCACGTGCTGCGGATTCTCTCCACGCTGCTGCTGACCAGCAGTTTCACCTTCGTGTTTGCCCACAACCTGCAGCGCAGTGCCAGGGAGCTGGAAGGTCTGGCAATGGAGGATCCCCTCTCCGGCGCCGGCAACCGCCGGCAGATGGAGAACCGGCTGAATGAGGCCGTCTACCTGCGCGACCGCTACGGACTTCCCTGCTCCCTGATCGTGCTGGACATCGATCACTTCAAGCGGATCAATGATACCCGTGGCCACCTGGTGGGTGACGAGATCCTGGTGCAGCTCGCGGAGCTGCTGCGGCACCGTCTGCGGCAAAGCGACCGCGTGTTCCGCTACGGCGGTGAGGAGTTCGTGGTGTCGCTGCCGTCGACCCGTGCCGGTGCCGCCACGCGCATCGCGGAGAAGCTGCGGGCAAGGGTCGCCGCGACCCGTTTTCCCGGTACGGACCAGCTCACCGTCTCCGCGGGCGTGGCCGAGCTGCGCTACGGCGAGACCCAGCGCGACTGGCTGCGGCGCGCCGATGCCGCCCTCTATGCCGCCAAGGCGGCTGGCCGTAACCGCGTCAACGTGGCGACGGCGGAGACGACGTTTCCGGAGGGGGCACTGGGCAACCAGGCCGTGTGACCGTAACGCAGCCCTTTCTGTTACCTTTGGCAGAGTTGCCATCAATCGATTCCAACGAGGAGAGGACAAGCGCCATGACGCGGGAAGTGATCCACACGGATCGGGCACCCTCGGCCATCGGGCCGTACTCACAGGCCATCCGGGTCGACAACACCGT carries:
- a CDS encoding ExeM/NucH family extracellular endonuclease codes for the protein MKDWLMRKDVLWGAGMAALLVAYLAFGDTADPCRDEPVPLAAASGQGDGAIPEGEPVTVEGVVTGAFPGRDALNGFFMQAPDGQPPGALFVYAPGLTEAERERVRPGHLLQVTGVTARFHGRPQIGDVETVYHCGAPGRPEPDTLELPLADADRDRLEGRLVRYPGTLTVIDNYHLGRYGTLELAPERLIRGRSDDQPGERLLLDDGSYRADPDPVPYLDDTSGTRRAGDRVHAPVGVLTFAFDRWRLHPVEPPRFQAANPRPEAPASVSGDVRAAAFNVENYFLTLGERGAADADALERQRARLLAALQGLDADLLALVELENDAAAAEDLAERASAALDGPEYRAVTGGDTGSDAIKVGFAYRPDRLTLLEGPFRDTASVHNRPPQAAVFRPVDGEPLLAVVVHFKAKVGCPDTGDVDRGQGCWNRLRTRQADALLDFVGRKVARTGVDDVLLLGDFNSYAAEDPVRRLEAADYLNLVADRLPPESQYSYVFRGGAGTLDYGFASESMAARVAGATIWHINADEPPVFGVDGRLSDAPATDGPYRASDHDPLLLGIDALH
- the spoT gene encoding bifunctional GTP diphosphokinase/guanosine-3',5'-bis pyrophosphate 3'-pyrophosphohydrolase; amino-acid sequence: MTEADEPTGADPSHRISELCSLLETYLEPEHVQTVYRAYRFGARAHEGQRRLSGEPYITHPVAVAKVLAEMRLDYQSIVAAILHDVIEDTPTAKEQIASDFGEEVAEIVDGVSKLTQIHFESKAEAQAANFRKMMMAMSRDIRVIIIKLADRLHNMRTVWVMPPHKRRRIARETLDIYAPIANRLGINNVRIELEDLCFAAIHPMRCRVIKAQVRKARRNQKKLVAKVNDALQERLTGMGIDAHVQGREKHLYSIYQKMRGYGERKGFNAVFDVYGFRVVVGSVDECYRVLGAMHGLYKPMPGHFKDYIAIPKSNGYQSLHTMLWGPRGIQIEVQIRTDEMHRVAEMGVAAHWMYKMGEATENTAQSKAREWVKDLLEMQKNAGNPLEFIENVKVDLFPDEVYVFTPSGDIMEMPRGATLVDFAYAVHSDIGDTCLAAKVDKRLAPLRTQLETGQTIDIITAPGARPNPAWLDFVVTAKARSAIRHSLKNLRHEEATSLGRRLLEQALQSLSLELDQLPAEQVEQGLEAQGFETLDGLLENIGLGRRMPWLAARHLAGLSEELVESETDDMQRLTIRGTEGAVVTFARCCNPIPGDPIIGFASSGRGMVIHLQDCNNLQEYRKHPEKWLDVQWEADIQREFPVPVRVDVVNERGVLAEVASTISDSDGNILNVSVDERDGMIATINFSIAVSGRRHLARIMRRLRVLNSVLRINRVKG
- a CDS encoding GGDEF domain-containing protein, coding for MRLHNRHLNFNYTARVYAVAGVLLIPFALYHMVTTGALMSLAVGGAAAAFLSLAAWIYRREHVAPLLNAVVVATAIGAVLVSIHELSLVGVYWAYPLVLVFYLLYSFRIAAIINVVFLLVATPVLIMVMPVEHVLRILSTLLLTSSFTFVFAHNLQRSARELEGLAMEDPLSGAGNRRQMENRLNEAVYLRDRYGLPCSLIVLDIDHFKRINDTRGHLVGDEILVQLAELLRHRLRQSDRVFRYGGEEFVVSLPSTRAGAATRIAEKLRARVAATRFPGTDQLTVSAGVAELRYGETQRDWLRRADAALYAAKAAGRNRVNVATAETTFPEGALGNQAV